The [Bacillus] selenitireducens MLS10 genome includes a region encoding these proteins:
- a CDS encoding response regulator transcription factor, translated as MTTIMIVEDEWAIARVLDAYCKKRGWHTVMVEDGHQVMAVFLDASPDLVLLDVMLPGRDGWSILSEIRERSDCPVVMLTALDELDDRLKGFDGGADDYIAKPFHGEEVVARIAAVLKRQPSEEKTDAMEFGDLEIRDGERRVYLSGKQVELTPKDTALLIHLAKHPNRVWSRDELIEHVWGWDYTGSDRAVDLAVKRIRQALRKWDDEHGGIRTIRGEGYSFHAYT; from the coding sequence GTGACGACGATCATGATTGTTGAGGATGAATGGGCGATTGCGAGGGTATTGGACGCATACTGCAAAAAACGCGGCTGGCATACGGTGATGGTCGAAGATGGTCATCAGGTGATGGCGGTCTTTTTGGACGCTTCACCGGATCTCGTCCTGCTCGATGTGATGCTCCCTGGACGTGACGGCTGGTCCATTCTGAGTGAGATCCGTGAACGGAGTGATTGCCCGGTCGTGATGCTGACGGCCCTTGACGAACTGGATGACCGGCTGAAGGGCTTTGATGGAGGGGCCGATGATTACATAGCCAAGCCCTTTCACGGGGAAGAGGTAGTGGCAAGGATTGCCGCCGTATTAAAGCGGCAGCCTTCTGAAGAGAAGACGGATGCCATGGAATTCGGCGACCTCGAGATCAGAGACGGAGAAAGACGCGTGTACCTGTCCGGAAAACAGGTGGAGCTCACGCCGAAGGACACGGCGCTTCTGATTCATCTGGCAAAGCATCCGAATCGGGTCTGGTCGAGAGATGAGCTGATCGAGCACGTTTGGGGCTGGGATTACACCGGCAGCGACCGGGCAGTGGACCTGGCGGTGAAACGGATCCGTCAGGCACTTCGAAAGTGGGATGATGAACATGGCGGGATCCGGACGATCCGCGGGGAAGGGTACAGTTTTCATGCCTATACATAA
- a CDS encoding aldo/keto reductase family protein: MQYRRLGRSGLKISEISLGSWLTYGKSVEDNTAERTIHTAYEAGINSFDSANVYEQGQGERVMAEALKAYPRDSYVISTKAFFPMGEGPNNSGLSRKHITEQLNSSLKRMKLDYVDLFYCHRHDPDTPVDETLKAIDDLIRQGKILYAGVSEWSAAQLEEAVSIAYRKLLDRIVVNQPQYNMFNRTIEKEIIPVSEKHGIGQVVFSPLAQGVLTGKYKGGQVPSDSRAANDDINRFITGMLNEDVMKKVAKLEDVAKELGVSLPELALAWVLRQPNVSSALIGASRPEQVEMNVKASGLVIPDALEETIDTILTEG; the protein is encoded by the coding sequence ATGCAATACAGACGACTAGGACGATCCGGACTCAAAATCAGTGAAATCAGCCTCGGAAGCTGGCTGACGTACGGCAAATCCGTCGAGGACAACACGGCGGAGCGTACGATACATACCGCTTACGAAGCCGGGATCAATTCCTTTGATTCAGCGAACGTCTATGAACAGGGGCAGGGCGAGCGTGTCATGGCGGAAGCTTTGAAGGCCTATCCGCGGGACTCATACGTCATCTCGACGAAAGCCTTTTTCCCGATGGGCGAAGGTCCGAACAACAGCGGTCTGTCGAGAAAGCACATCACCGAGCAGCTCAACAGCAGCCTCAAACGGATGAAGCTCGACTATGTGGATCTCTTCTACTGCCACCGACACGACCCGGATACCCCGGTGGATGAGACGCTGAAGGCCATCGATGACCTGATCCGCCAGGGAAAGATTCTCTACGCCGGCGTCAGTGAATGGAGCGCGGCCCAGCTCGAGGAAGCCGTCAGCATCGCCTACCGGAAGCTGTTGGACCGGATTGTCGTCAATCAGCCGCAGTATAACATGTTCAACCGCACGATCGAAAAAGAGATCATCCCTGTCAGTGAGAAGCACGGCATCGGACAGGTCGTCTTCTCCCCGCTCGCACAGGGCGTATTGACAGGGAAATACAAAGGCGGACAGGTGCCGAGTGACAGCCGGGCTGCCAACGACGACATCAACCGCTTTATCACCGGCATGCTCAATGAGGATGTCATGAAGAAAGTCGCCAAGCTTGAAGACGTCGCCAAAGAGCTCGGCGTGAGTCTCCCTGAACTCGCCCTCGCCTGGGTGCTCCGTCAGCCGAATGTATCGAGTGCCCTCATCGGCGCGAGCCGGCCTGAACAGGTGGAGATGAACGTGAAGGCATCAGGACTTGTCATTCCGGATGCCCTCGAAGAGACCATCGACACGATTCTCACCGAAGGATAA
- a CDS encoding DUF6904 family protein, translating to MIKAELTPNHIGIAVSGDFHDFEQLYEAIHELIPDEGSEDIDYHYPNLRALGFCYDLRHAMMGHRDIFLVDHGMSEETLRYHEIVTSPRNLYLSFPTLVPEMLFVLMVLRHYTNSPRERPSRTMLDYHSAVAIVNHFDNAVMQCFRQVLTERKFINTSRSIQAGSHVLARYLTLYLDKINLDYFELEQDERTDKISIYAKRLGERGRDYEKIEREIREAAKQHGVRPEQIRYTQSFPDIIEW from the coding sequence ATGATCAAAGCAGAACTTACCCCAAATCATATCGGCATCGCCGTCAGTGGCGATTTCCACGACTTCGAACAGCTCTATGAAGCCATTCATGAACTGATCCCGGATGAAGGATCAGAGGATATTGATTATCACTATCCGAACCTGAGGGCACTCGGCTTCTGTTATGACCTCAGGCATGCGATGATGGGGCACCGGGATATTTTCCTGGTCGATCACGGCATGAGTGAGGAAACGCTTCGCTACCACGAAATTGTCACAAGCCCCCGCAATCTCTACCTGTCCTTTCCGACACTCGTCCCGGAGATGCTGTTCGTCCTGATGGTGCTGAGGCATTACACCAACAGCCCCAGGGAAAGGCCTTCAAGGACCATGCTCGATTACCACTCTGCCGTGGCCATCGTCAATCACTTCGACAATGCCGTCATGCAGTGTTTCCGGCAAGTTTTAACCGAACGGAAATTCATCAACACCTCAAGAAGCATCCAGGCCGGCAGCCACGTCCTCGCACGCTACCTGACCCTGTATCTTGACAAGATTAATCTGGATTATTTCGAGCTCGAACAAGACGAACGCACAGACAAGATCTCCATCTACGCCAAACGCCTTGGCGAGAGAGGCAGGGACTACGAGAAAATCGAAAGAGAAATCCGAGAAGCTGCCAAACAGCACGGTGTCAGGCCCGAACAAATCCGTTATACACAGTCGTTCCCGGACATCATCGAATGGTGA
- a CDS encoding PH domain-containing protein yields MSRVYKTSRARAGILSWTKLFHPDEVRLDERSVKVEKKNMMGLKGSSDEVTYDRIASVRLSQGLVSGDIVIETSGGSEADLEIRGFRKEVAEKLKDDLSDRLPRKGRRK; encoded by the coding sequence GTGAGCCGTGTATACAAGACAAGCCGTGCGAGGGCCGGGATTCTGTCGTGGACGAAGCTGTTTCATCCTGATGAAGTGCGGCTTGATGAACGGTCCGTGAAGGTGGAGAAGAAAAACATGATGGGGCTTAAAGGTTCGAGTGACGAGGTCACCTATGACCGGATTGCCTCGGTCCGTCTCAGTCAGGGACTCGTCTCAGGTGACATCGTTATCGAAACGTCCGGCGGTTCTGAAGCGGACCTCGAGATTCGCGGATTCCGAAAAGAAGTGGCAGAGAAGCTGAAGGATGATCTATCGGACAGGCTGCCCCGTAAAGGCAGACGCAAATAA
- a CDS encoding CDGSH iron-sulfur domain-containing protein — MADVKVTVTDNGPLMVKGEIELVDGEGNPVETKKNTALCRCGLSSNKPFCDGSHQGNFESEVRG, encoded by the coding sequence GTGGCAGATGTCAAAGTGACGGTCACGGACAACGGTCCGTTAATGGTCAAAGGCGAGATTGAACTCGTCGATGGTGAAGGTAATCCCGTTGAAACGAAGAAAAACACGGCGCTGTGCCGCTGCGGGCTGTCGTCAAACAAGCCGTTTTGCGACGGGTCTCATCAGGGCAATTTCGAAAGCGAAGTACGCGGCTGA
- a CDS encoding sensor histidine kinase, translating to MPIHKKGVSLSRYWTVRYAVTIVIGVVILSLLAMYVIRQDALNTRLDTMTFLAEDLAVGLDEEDLQAFADSRQRGRFRAGNRQLMNLEADVTVVITDEEGRILFRNDTGMGRQEGVLEEAILNSLATPVRLGDEGSASYYAVSHPVRDETGGTAGFVVMKEKEAVLTEANEQYTLLAIVAGAVILFGVLVTAVMARRLSMPIQEAANAAQRVRGGDYETTVPASTGIEEVDELNRSFSEMTRQLSDAEQLRKELLAGVTHELKTPITAITGLLEAVQEGVVEGEEAEEFLAMSLTETAQLKRMITDLLTFNQFSSGHVPIRQEAVELKRFLEGIIRVGQADGAYGRTEIDLICEEAGGSCVAQADPMRLEQVLHNLIRNASEAMDGEGAMTLRCYSDSSSCVIEVRDDGPGMPIDDQLHMFERFYRGTRTSGTKTGLGLGLPLSCMMMEAMDGRLAFIESGEQGTVFRLFLCAVNEEGSS from the coding sequence ATGCCTATACATAAAAAAGGGGTCTCACTCAGTCGGTACTGGACCGTTCGCTATGCAGTCACGATCGTGATCGGGGTCGTGATTCTGTCTCTCTTGGCGATGTACGTGATTCGGCAGGACGCGCTGAACACGAGACTCGACACGATGACGTTTCTGGCGGAGGATCTGGCCGTCGGTCTCGATGAAGAAGACCTGCAGGCCTTTGCAGACAGTCGCCAACGGGGCCGTTTCCGTGCAGGAAACAGGCAGCTGATGAATCTCGAGGCGGATGTGACCGTCGTGATAACAGATGAGGAAGGGCGTATTCTCTTCAGAAATGATACGGGCATGGGGCGCCAGGAAGGCGTGTTGGAAGAAGCGATCCTGAACAGCCTCGCGACGCCCGTGCGCCTGGGTGATGAAGGTTCAGCCTCTTACTATGCGGTGTCGCATCCGGTACGGGATGAAACTGGCGGGACTGCAGGGTTTGTCGTGATGAAAGAAAAAGAAGCGGTCCTCACAGAGGCGAATGAGCAGTATACGTTACTTGCAATCGTTGCGGGTGCGGTGATTCTGTTTGGCGTTCTCGTGACGGCGGTGATGGCGAGGCGGCTGTCGATGCCGATACAGGAAGCGGCGAATGCTGCACAGCGGGTCCGCGGAGGGGATTACGAGACCACAGTCCCTGCATCCACGGGAATTGAGGAAGTGGATGAGCTGAACCGGTCGTTTTCGGAGATGACGCGTCAGCTCAGTGATGCGGAACAGCTTCGTAAAGAACTCCTTGCAGGCGTCACGCATGAGCTGAAGACACCGATCACCGCCATTACCGGCCTGCTTGAGGCGGTTCAGGAAGGGGTCGTTGAGGGAGAGGAAGCGGAGGAATTTCTCGCCATGTCCCTGACGGAAACCGCTCAGCTGAAGCGAATGATTACGGATTTACTGACATTTAACCAATTTTCCTCGGGGCATGTTCCGATCCGGCAAGAAGCGGTTGAGCTGAAGCGATTCCTCGAGGGCATTATCCGTGTTGGTCAGGCGGACGGTGCCTATGGCCGGACAGAGATTGATCTGATCTGTGAAGAGGCAGGCGGAAGCTGCGTGGCACAAGCGGATCCGATGCGCCTTGAACAGGTGCTGCATAATCTCATCCGAAACGCATCGGAAGCGATGGACGGAGAAGGCGCCATGACGCTCCGGTGTTACAGTGACAGCTCGTCTTGCGTGATTGAGGTGCGTGATGATGGGCCGGGGATGCCGATTGACGACCAGCTGCATATGTTCGAACGGTTTTATCGCGGAACGAGGACCTCAGGGACGAAGACGGGTCTTGGACTCGGACTCCCGCTCAGCTGCATGATGATGGAAGCGATGGACGGGCGGCTTGCATTTATCGAATCAGGGGAACAAGGGACGGTTTTTCGTCTGTTTCTCTGCGCAGTGAATGAGGAGGGATCATCATGA
- a CDS encoding FMN-binding protein encodes MIVDANSADIDGVSGATYSSDAIKEAVQKALEESAGGGDVTLTDGVFEASGEGYNDDIVVEVTVEDGEIVNIEILSHDETDGIGTDATDELPGIIVEANSADVDGISGATYSSDGIKEAVQNALDESAAAGGNGGAAGDLADGVYETAAEGYNDDIVVETTVEGGVIVSVEILSHDETDGIGTDATDELPGMIVDANSADIDGVSGATYSSDAIKEAVQAAMDEAAE; translated from the coding sequence ATGATTGTGGATGCGAACAGTGCAGACATTGACGGCGTATCCGGTGCAACATACAGCTCGGACGCCATTAAGGAAGCCGTGCAGAAAGCCCTTGAAGAATCAGCTGGCGGCGGTGATGTGACGCTCACGGACGGCGTGTTTGAAGCGTCAGGTGAAGGCTATAATGATGATATCGTTGTGGAAGTCACCGTGGAAGACGGGGAGATCGTAAACATCGAGATCCTCTCGCACGATGAGACAGACGGCATCGGAACAGACGCCACGGATGAACTCCCGGGCATCATCGTCGAGGCAAACAGTGCCGACGTTGACGGGATCTCCGGAGCCACGTACAGCTCTGACGGTATTAAAGAAGCCGTACAGAATGCGTTGGATGAGTCTGCAGCTGCGGGTGGCAACGGCGGTGCAGCCGGTGATCTTGCTGACGGCGTGTACGAGACCGCTGCGGAAGGCTATAATGATGACATCGTCGTGGAAACGACCGTGGAAGGCGGTGTGATCGTGAGTGTCGAAATCCTCTCTCACGATGAGACCGATGGCATCGGCACCGACGCCACGGATGAGCTGCCGGGCATGATTGTCGACGCAAACAGCGCCGACATTGACGGGGTATCCGGTGCCACGTACAGTTCAGACGCGATTAAAGAAGCGGTTCAGGCTGCGATGGACGAAGCGGCTGAATAA
- a CDS encoding SAM-dependent methyltransferase, with the protein MWYEPVLSRNLVPDRTLRIAVRRLLKNRLEDLQFPSVSERQAYVTRFIDALEDKPIAVHTDDANEQHYELPAAFFSRVLGDHLKYSSGYWPEGLSLDDRDALTASEEAMLALTCERADLRNGQAILELGCGWGSLSLFMARRYPGSIITVLSNSASQKAYIDHQIAKEKLSNLTVITADINDFSTDDRFDRVVSVEMFEHMQNQKRLMNKIKGFLVPGGKLFIHIFSHKDTPYLFEVKSSGDWMAKYFFTGGMMPSHHLPLYMAGTLAIEEHWAVSGLHYHKTCEAWLREMDRQKDTIMPLFREVYGKREARRWWVYWRIFFIACSELFRYNDGNEWHVSHYLFRKETEEDAHV; encoded by the coding sequence ATGTGGTACGAACCCGTTCTCTCCCGTAACCTTGTCCCTGACCGTACGCTCCGAATCGCCGTCAGGCGTCTCTTGAAGAATCGCCTTGAAGACCTGCAGTTCCCGTCTGTCAGTGAGCGGCAGGCGTATGTCACCCGTTTTATCGATGCGTTAGAAGACAAACCCATTGCCGTTCACACCGACGACGCCAATGAGCAACATTATGAGCTCCCCGCCGCTTTCTTCAGCCGCGTTCTCGGCGACCACCTGAAGTACAGTTCAGGCTATTGGCCTGAAGGGCTGTCCCTTGACGACCGTGACGCCCTCACCGCCTCTGAAGAAGCGATGCTTGCACTCACGTGCGAACGCGCCGATCTGCGAAACGGCCAGGCCATTCTCGAGCTCGGCTGCGGCTGGGGCTCTTTGTCCCTGTTTATGGCGAGGCGCTATCCCGGCAGCATCATCACCGTCCTGTCGAATTCCGCCTCACAAAAGGCCTATATCGATCATCAAATCGCCAAAGAGAAGCTGTCCAATCTGACGGTCATCACAGCCGACATCAATGACTTCTCAACGGATGACCGCTTCGACCGGGTCGTATCTGTGGAGATGTTCGAACATATGCAAAACCAGAAGCGCCTCATGAACAAGATCAAAGGCTTCCTCGTTCCTGGGGGCAAGCTGTTTATCCATATTTTCAGCCACAAAGACACGCCCTATCTCTTCGAGGTGAAAAGCAGCGGGGACTGGATGGCGAAATACTTCTTCACCGGCGGCATGATGCCGTCCCACCACCTGCCTCTCTACATGGCCGGCACGCTCGCGATTGAGGAGCACTGGGCTGTAAGCGGCCTTCATTACCACAAGACCTGTGAGGCCTGGCTTCGGGAAATGGACCGGCAGAAGGACACCATCATGCCCTTGTTCCGCGAGGTTTACGGCAAGAGAGAGGCCCGCAGATGGTGGGTGTACTGGCGGATCTTTTTTATCGCCTGCTCAGAGCTCTTCCGCTATAACGACGGCAACGAATGGCACGTGAGTCACTATCTCTTCAGAAAAGAAACGGAGGAAGACGCACATGTATAA
- a CDS encoding flavin monoamine oxidase family protein translates to MPETTIIIGAGLSGLYAASLLHKRGLPVCVLETRPRTGGRILSKTVPDRPELGRFDLGPTWYWPEHEPLITDVIDTLGLEAFEQYTAGDILLERSENAPLERHTLPPGAQPRAMRLAGGIGRLTDALYDSLPDGTVALETAVTDLTLNVDGSIRVGGTGRDNRPFYLDGTRVITALPPRLLAERITFDPALPNGLHAALRSTPTWMAGHAKAVAVYDTPFWREDGLSGQAMSWAGPLQEIHDASPNNGSGALFGFFGIDAKARQSPGEPGLKEAVTDQLMRLFGKSAGKPIEVLIYDWARDSFTATSLDERLAEPASFPGPVSLWDGRLLFAGTETDPSSGGHLEGALQAGKRAADAVTD, encoded by the coding sequence ATGCCAGAGACGACCATCATTATCGGTGCAGGCCTGAGCGGGCTTTATGCCGCATCACTTCTACACAAAAGAGGCCTGCCTGTATGTGTATTGGAAACAAGGCCGCGTACCGGCGGACGCATCCTGAGTAAAACCGTACCGGATCGGCCTGAACTGGGCCGCTTTGACCTCGGTCCGACCTGGTACTGGCCCGAACACGAACCGCTCATCACCGACGTCATCGACACCCTCGGCCTTGAAGCCTTCGAGCAATATACAGCCGGCGACATCCTCCTCGAGCGATCAGAAAACGCGCCTTTGGAACGGCACACGCTCCCTCCAGGGGCGCAGCCGAGAGCCATGCGCCTCGCAGGCGGCATCGGGCGCCTCACTGACGCCCTGTACGACAGTCTGCCAGATGGCACGGTCGCGCTCGAAACGGCGGTGACGGACCTCACATTGAACGTAGACGGCTCGATCCGGGTAGGGGGAACCGGAAGGGACAACCGTCCCTTCTATCTCGACGGAACCCGGGTCATCACCGCGCTGCCTCCGCGGCTCTTGGCAGAGCGGATCACCTTTGATCCGGCGCTGCCGAACGGGCTGCATGCGGCACTCCGGTCAACACCCACCTGGATGGCCGGCCACGCAAAAGCCGTTGCCGTTTATGACACACCCTTTTGGCGCGAAGACGGGCTCTCCGGTCAGGCGATGAGCTGGGCAGGGCCCCTTCAGGAAATCCACGATGCGTCCCCAAACAATGGATCCGGAGCCCTCTTCGGCTTCTTCGGCATCGACGCCAAAGCGCGCCAGTCACCCGGTGAACCCGGGCTTAAGGAAGCCGTCACGGATCAACTGATGCGCCTGTTTGGCAAGAGCGCCGGTAAACCGATCGAGGTGCTGATTTATGACTGGGCCAGGGACTCGTTTACTGCCACTTCTTTGGATGAGCGCCTTGCAGAGCCTGCCTCTTTTCCTGGTCCGGTGTCGTTGTGGGACGGGCGTCTTCTTTTTGCAGGGACTGAAACCGATCCGTCATCCGGCGGCCATCTCGAAGGAGCGCTGCAGGCAGGGAAACGGGCAGCGGATGCTGTCACGGACTGA
- a CDS encoding VOC family protein: MYKGLGHIALTVADMDASISFYCRQLGFEEAFAIHDDEGNPWIEYIKIAPGQFIELFHGGRVHVETAPGTIGFNHLCVEVTDMAALVRHLNEQGVPIDVGPLRGKDFNEQCWVTDPDGNPIEFMAIDPRSPHVKS; encoded by the coding sequence ATGTATAAAGGACTTGGCCACATCGCCCTCACCGTGGCAGATATGGACGCTTCCATTTCGTTTTACTGCCGTCAACTCGGCTTTGAAGAAGCGTTCGCCATTCATGATGACGAGGGAAACCCGTGGATTGAGTACATCAAAATCGCACCGGGGCAATTTATTGAACTCTTTCACGGAGGCCGTGTGCACGTAGAAACCGCCCCCGGTACAATCGGGTTCAATCACCTCTGCGTCGAGGTCACGGACATGGCGGCGCTCGTCCGTCACCTGAATGAACAGGGGGTCCCCATCGACGTGGGGCCTTTGCGGGGCAAGGATTTCAACGAACAGTGCTGGGTAACGGATCCTGACGGCAACCCGATTGAATTTATGGCCATCGACCCCCGCTCCCCGCACGTCAAGAGCTGA
- a CDS encoding Hsp20/alpha crystallin family protein, which yields MTNLFPRRNRSSNPFFPGNSLFPTLFDSGSLSDFFTGDLLNDSGFPRVDIEDKGDYYKIEADLPGFQKDDVVVEFDNGYLTIHGKHETTEETEDKERNFVRKERSSGSFHRSFYVGDINGDDINGSFKNGVLTVTVPKTDKETPDTTKRISLDD from the coding sequence ATGACTAACCTGTTTCCAAGACGAAACCGTTCGTCAAACCCGTTCTTCCCTGGTAACAGCCTGTTTCCAACGCTTTTCGATTCAGGTTCATTGAGTGATTTCTTCACGGGGGATCTGTTAAACGACAGCGGCTTTCCCCGTGTCGACATTGAAGACAAAGGCGATTATTACAAGATCGAAGCCGATCTCCCCGGTTTTCAGAAAGACGACGTGGTCGTGGAGTTTGACAACGGATACCTGACGATCCACGGCAAACACGAAACGACGGAAGAGACCGAAGACAAAGAACGCAACTTCGTCAGAAAGGAGCGCTCTTCCGGCTCATTCCACCGAAGCTTCTATGTCGGGGATATCAACGGAGACGACATCAACGGTTCATTCAAGAACGGCGTTTTGACGGTAACGGTGCCTAAAACTGACAAGGAGACACCGGATACGACGAAGCGTATTTCACTGGATGACTGA
- a CDS encoding shikimate kinase has translation MITGIACVGKSTVGQLLAERMGHVFYDLDLEIEQAFGMPISRIKEQITTEREYRKKTAPVLEKLMQGRDWVIASTPSGLKDHYWKLIEKDPEIVTVVLRDRAARIVERLTFYDDDSRLIPSPVTAANRHLYERDIQQDMTYYGTSHRKADVKFQIKGRPANQAAEALYEEIMAFTPKDKEKEKVAETLVEYDDREPVVCDVPHPLVQDYDRLLRFMMEKDVYVTKKKREISSVFLPELNGLLALKRPASVKGKAQAAYPVIHLFFTLAINSGLLAIQEGPRGRMYVKADEERLRAYRQLSDLEIYYLLLETLWTDTDWANVTDRGKTEHVYLFQKVLIQIVRHARPGEPFPVRRDWVDRFADYFSWFAFWTEAEDEEYRTFEQQEPGFRNVFVLVHVHRDAKERIQTLLFDRNLEQWNLPFRKVTGELNPQPGDAAKEWFGLDEEDEFERQLQEAIGIDRRHEAFFEAFVSLHSEEVIERTLPRNVVSFEPGLHMLRITYLSVSREMIVSQETTLAELHGMILEAFDLTDDHLYAFFLDGILYSEPAVYAPQADEEHRADEVTIGSLGLRKGQSFVYVYNFVHEIILDIDVCFVDDRAEVTDVRSFGDAIGHPPWSDEGV, from the coding sequence GTGATCACAGGGATCGCCTGTGTCGGAAAGTCAACGGTGGGGCAGTTGCTCGCAGAGAGAATGGGACACGTGTTTTACGATCTCGATCTGGAAATTGAACAGGCTTTCGGCATGCCGATCAGCCGTATCAAAGAGCAGATAACGACCGAGCGGGAGTACCGCAAGAAGACGGCGCCTGTTCTGGAGAAACTGATGCAGGGCCGGGACTGGGTCATTGCTTCCACACCGAGCGGACTGAAGGATCATTATTGGAAGCTGATTGAGAAGGACCCGGAGATCGTAACGGTTGTCCTTCGCGATCGGGCAGCCCGTATCGTGGAGCGTCTGACATTTTACGATGACGATTCCCGCCTCATTCCCTCTCCGGTTACGGCAGCCAACCGGCATCTGTATGAGCGCGACATTCAGCAGGACATGACGTATTACGGAACGAGCCATCGAAAAGCGGATGTGAAGTTTCAAATAAAAGGCCGTCCTGCCAATCAGGCGGCCGAAGCGCTCTACGAGGAAATCATGGCGTTCACACCCAAAGACAAGGAGAAAGAGAAAGTCGCTGAAACATTGGTTGAATACGATGACAGGGAGCCGGTTGTTTGCGACGTGCCCCATCCGCTCGTTCAGGATTATGACCGTCTTCTTCGATTTATGATGGAAAAGGATGTTTATGTAACGAAGAAGAAACGTGAAATCAGTTCAGTTTTCTTGCCGGAGCTGAATGGCCTTCTGGCTCTTAAGCGGCCTGCATCCGTCAAGGGAAAAGCCCAGGCGGCCTATCCTGTGATTCATCTCTTCTTCACGCTCGCCATCAACAGCGGCCTTCTCGCTATTCAAGAGGGACCGCGGGGGCGGATGTATGTGAAAGCTGATGAAGAACGGTTACGGGCATACCGTCAGCTGTCGGATCTGGAGATTTATTATCTGCTTTTGGAGACGCTGTGGACGGACACGGACTGGGCGAATGTGACGGATCGCGGGAAAACGGAACACGTGTATCTGTTTCAGAAAGTACTCATCCAGATTGTCAGACATGCACGACCGGGAGAACCCTTCCCTGTCAGAAGGGACTGGGTGGATCGTTTTGCCGACTATTTCTCATGGTTTGCGTTCTGGACAGAAGCGGAGGATGAGGAGTATCGCACGTTTGAACAACAGGAGCCCGGGTTCCGGAATGTCTTTGTCTTAGTCCATGTGCACAGGGACGCCAAGGAGCGGATTCAGACACTTCTGTTTGATCGGAACCTTGAACAGTGGAATCTCCCGTTCCGGAAAGTGACAGGTGAGCTGAATCCTCAGCCGGGTGATGCCGCAAAGGAATGGTTCGGATTGGATGAAGAGGACGAATTTGAGAGGCAATTGCAAGAGGCGATTGGCATTGACAGGCGCCATGAAGCGTTTTTTGAAGCGTTTGTTTCCCTCCATTCCGAGGAAGTGATCGAACGGACCCTGCCAAGAAACGTCGTAAGCTTTGAGCCCGGGCTGCATATGCTTCGTATCACGTATCTGTCTGTATCAAGAGAGATGATTGTGTCCCAAGAGACGACCTTGGCTGAACTCCATGGGATGATTTTAGAGGCATTTGATCTCACTGATGATCATCTGTACGCCTTTTTTCTGGATGGCATCTTGTATTCAGAGCCGGCGGTGTATGCGCCTCAGGCAGATGAAGAACACCGTGCGGATGAGGTGACCATCGGTTCACTCGGCCTGCGAAAGGGACAGTCGTTTGTGTATGTGTATAACTTTGTGCATGAAATCATCCTCGATATTGACGTATGCTTTGTTGATGATCGGGCTGAAGTGACAGACGTCCGTTCCTTTGGCGATGCGATCGGTCATCCGCCCTGGTCGGACGAGGGTGTGTAA
- a CDS encoding FMN-binding protein, which yields MKKTWMLSIISATVILGACGNYDSSSEPLPYDNRVDEGESQAADEGNENNGNGDEETDFGDLADGVYETTGEGYNDDIVVETTIEGGEIVSVEILSHDETYGIGTDATDELPGTIVDANSPDVDGVSGATYSSDGIKEAVRAALEEASGGGSDEDLALTDGVFETSAEGYNDDIVVETTIEGGEIVVSHTMKPTESEPTQQTSCRA from the coding sequence GTGAAAAAGACATGGATGCTGTCGATAATCAGCGCCACCGTGATTCTCGGTGCCTGTGGCAATTATGATTCAAGCAGCGAACCGTTGCCGTATGACAACCGTGTGGATGAGGGTGAAAGCCAGGCGGCTGATGAGGGGAACGAGAACAACGGCAATGGGGATGAAGAGACCGATTTCGGTGATTTGGCAGACGGTGTGTATGAGACAACTGGTGAGGGTTACAATGACGACATCGTCGTGGAGACAACGATTGAAGGCGGCGAAATCGTGAGTGTGGAGATTCTCTCACACGATGAAACCTACGGAATCGGAACCGATGCAACTGATGAGCTGCCAGGCACGATCGTGGATGCGAACAGCCCGGACGTCGACGGTGTGTCCGGTGCGACGTACAGTTCGGACGGGATAAAAGAAGCGGTCCGCGCCGCTCTTGAAGAAGCGTCAGGCGGCGGATCTGATGAGGATCTGGCTCTGACAGACGGGGTCTTTGAAACGTCTGCGGAAGGCTATAATGACGATATCGTGGTCGAGACAACGATTGAAGGCGGCGAAATCGTTGTCTCTCACACGATGAAACCGACGGAATCGGAACCGACGCAACAGACGAGCTGCCGGGCATGA